gaccTCCGgggaacaccgagtgcggctctcgggcccccggGGAACACCgcgtgtggctctcgggcccccggggaacaccgagtgcggctctcgggcccccggggaacaccgagtgcggctctcggggcccccggggaacaccgagtgcggctctcgggccccgagtcAGAGTCTCCAGGCCCGTCACCATCAAACCCTGAtggcagcccctcccccacaccaggaaaacaacaacttgcatttatacagcaggcccagcaattcccagccgctctgaatCAGAGTGGGTGCTGGATGTGGAAGTCGCTCCctagcctcctgtgtgggtctgtttgttgcatcagtttcagctggagtggagaggggggagaagctgttgggtttcacccccagtacttctgggcccagtgggaccaacaatttcccatgtgggactgtcgagggaggtgggtccccctccctgaaggacagcagtgacccagatgtgtttttacgacaatccggctgctttcatggtcacttttttctagtgccagccccacaaatgaccagattcattaagctcaatttcacaacctgcctttgtgtttttgtgggttctctctcacactcccttttcctgtttgaaattcactttacagggtgttaaaaggggaggatttgtagactggaagctcaaaccaaacatcacctcaagatctgacagtcactcgatccatcgggactggaatatcatcagcttttgaccatggaagcagaaggcattgttcacagtggggagaaacggtacacgtgctctgtgtgtggacaaggcttcagccaatcatccaaactggagagacacaagcgcagtcacactggggagaaaccgtgtaaatgtggggactgtgggaaacgattcaactgcccgtcccagctggaaacacatcggcgaggtcacactggggagaggccgttcacctgctccgactgtgggaagggattcactacatcatctaacctgctgacacaccagcgagttcacactggggagcggccgttcacctgctccgactgtgggatgggattcactcggtcatcccacctgctgacacaccagcgagttcacgctggggtgaggccgttcacctgctctgaatgtgggaagggattcactacatcatcctacctgctgacacaccagcgagttcacactggggagaggccgttcacctgcagtgtgtgtgggaagggatttactctatCATCCAACCTACTGAGACACCAgcacactcacactggggagaggccgttcacctgctctgattgtgggaagggattcactcagttatccaacatgctgatacaccagcgagttcacactggggagagaccgttcacctgctctgagtgtgggaagggattcactcagttagccCACCTGACtggacatcagcgagttcacaccggggagagaccgttcacctgcattgtgtgtgcaaagggattcactcggtcatcccacctgctgacacaccagcgagttcacactggggagaggccgttcacctgctccatgtgtgggaagggatttcctcagtcatccgacctgcggacacaccagcgagttcacactggggagaggccattcacctgctctgactgtgggaaaggattcacttggtcatcccacctgctgagacaccagcgagttcacaagtgactgcaggggttggattccgcTGTTATTGATGCTGTTAATCACATTCCGACTGAATCATGTTCATGCTGACAGTTGGGGTTTCTAACACttgtaacgctgatgttaataactcctgtaactgggctggagtttaatatttgggatatagacacataaattagtgttgctttcaacacattgctgtggatttttgtctgtcTCACCTGAGTATTTAGCAacacctggctggagctgagaaaggacaatctcgggggggggggggatcttactgggggaacagaacttcagcctggacacagtctgtcagggccacactgagaggggccaactgcactttggtctttctcgtctctcttcactgacagcaaagtcgccgTGCGGGTTAATCCTGACACGTGTAAGGTCCAGAtgatacccacccaaggttgattaatgagatgggatgggtgctctgtcagccccttgcacatatctccaacagctcaatAGAGTCATGGATTGTTCCCTGAGTTTGGAAGGCTGCACAcatagttcccattttccaaattggggaCAAATCTGAGCCAGGGAACTAAATGCCCATCAACGTGACCCCAATCACggaaaggtgcttgaagggatcctgagagatgctgttttagatcatggggaaagggaaggggccattacagacACTGAACACAGCTTCCTCAAAACAAGGTCACattttacaaactagcttgagttagtGAAGAAGttgtaggttggtggatggggggaatccgattgacattgtctacctccggggtgtcaaactcattttctatggtgggcctgatccaatatcctagcACTTGGCGTGGggcacattcagcaaaagctattaaaataggaacaAATGAAGATAAACTATATCGGAACTTACATTTGGATTTTATTTACTGCCAATGCTCCCGATCCCTGCCATCTCTTAGCTGAGCATtggtgaactgaccctgctcaaaccatacccacaaggatatcggtgtattgttctgcctgtgaccacaaggctgtgtcactgtcacacacggatagcgtttccttgtttcacatctccataaaaGGACCATCTCTTTATACATCCCCTTTCTACAAAATTGCAGCAGAcaaaggacctgaggcttattaaaagacacatatttcattacagcaaaggttacagtgggagaaatgttcagttagaacataaaaacataaaaaataggagcaggagtgggccatttagcccctcgagcctgctccgccattcaataagatcatcgttgatctgatcatggactcagttccacttccctgccccctccccataaccctttactcccttatcgctcaaaattctgtctatctccgccttaaatatattcaaagacccagcctccacagccctcgggggtagagaattccatacatttacaatcctctgaggtagagaattcctcatcgcagttttaaaagggcggccccttattgtaagactatgtcccctagttttagttttcccggagttgaaatatcctctctgcatccactttgtcgagcccccttattatcttatatgtttcgataagatcatctcattcttctgaactccaatgtgtataggcccaacctactcaacctatcttcataagccaaccccttcatctccagaatcaacctagtgaaccttctctgaacagcctccaatgcaagtatatccttccttaaatatggagactgaAATACGGAGTCCAATACAGGCAAAATGccgagcaaaccagcagcacactggcaccttaacagtgtctcatcggcctacaggcttttcttaaatagatttgctgagtggatataaacttaaaaccaggtttgcaggcgtgatgctctattcacatattgaaggtagaagagatgccgtggggcacacgctaagtccagtagctgaaagtgattaaaagactgggttttgtgtttaatgatcccgggcgtgttaccaataccagaaaaattgaagcccatggaataatgggcacagtggcagcatggatatgaaagtggctaagtgacacaaacagagtagtggtgaacagttgtttttcagactagaggaagtggtttttatgtggcaccttataaaaTGCCGtcaggaaatctaaatacaccacatccactggttcccccttatccaccctgctcgttccatctcaaatttgtcaaacttgatttccctttcatgctgacactgcttgattgaattatgcttttccaaatgtcccgctactgcttccttcacaatggactccagcattttcccaatgatagatgtacgggtaactggtctatagtttcctgctttttgtctgcctccatttttaaataggggcattacatttgcgattttccaatccgctgggaccgccccagaatccagggagtttggtagattacaaccaatgcatccactatctctacacccATCTCTctcaagactctaggatgtaagccatcaggtccaggggacttgtccgcctttagtcccattattttacagaatactacttcattatgaataatgattgtattaagttcctccatccTTGAttatcccttgattatccactactgggatatttttagtgtctttaaccgtgaagatcgatacaaacgtctctgccatttccttgttccctattattaattccccagtctcatcttccagaGGAccaactttagccactcttttcctttttttgtacttgtaaaaactcttactatcagtttttatatttcgtgcttgtttactttcataatctatcttccctctctttattatttttttagccattctttgctggcttttaaaagtttcccaatcctctggcctcccactagtcttggccacattgtatgcccttgtgttcaatttggtaccatcccttatttccttagttagccacggatggttatcccttctcttacagtctttccttctcattgggatatatttttgttgcgagttctgaaatatctgcttaactgtctgccactgctcatcaaccttcccatactttaatctattttcctagtccactttagccaactctgctctcatatctttgtagtctcctttatttaagctgagcacactggtttgagaaccaactttctcaccctctaactgaattttaaattcaaacatgttatggtcacttattcctagaggatcctttactacgagatcatttattaattctgtctcattacacaataccaggtctaagatagcccgCTCCATGGTTGGTTCCACAAGGTTCTCTTCAAGGAAACTGTCACGAATACACTCTCtgagctcttcctcaaggttaccctggccaatttgctttgcctgatcaatatgaaggttaaaatcacccatgattattgccgttcctttattacaagcctccattatttcttgagttatactctttccaacagtgtagctactgttagggggcctatagaccacgcccaccagtgattttttttcccccttattattccttatctccacccaaactgattcaacatcttgatcttctgaaccaatattgtttctcattgacacactgatctcatcctttattaacagatctgccccacctccttttctattctgtctgtccttccaaattgtcaaatacccctgaatatttagttcccagtcctggtcacctttcaATCACACCActgtaatgtctatcagatcatacccatttgtatctatttgtgccgtcaactcatctattttgttacgaatgctacgtgcattcagataaagagcttttaattttttttaacctttttttcctgctttgaccccactttctgagtcACCTTTATGGTTATACATTTTGTCCCTTCGTGGCACGCACAGCCTTTCATTTTcgcagtgctaccctgatctattgccttctctttattctttgacttttaaaattttcgctcatCTGAACCCCTccgttagtttaaagccctctcttcatctctagttatttgattggccaggacacgagtcccagcacagtctaagtggagtCCATctgaatggaacagctccctcttaccccaatactgtgccagtgtcccacgaaacaaaacccatttctcccacaccaatctttgagccacatgtttaactttCTGATCATATTTACCTTCTGCAAAttttctcgtggctcaggtagtaatccagagcttattacctttgtggttctgctttttaatttggcccctagctgctcagactccctcagcagaacctctttctttgtctgaCCAcatggtacccatgtggaccacgacaactggatctttcccctccaagttcctctccagcccaaagGAGATGTCCTTAGCTCTGGCACCatataggcaacacagccttcaggactcacgcactcggctgcagagaacacgaTCTATCCCCCTTATTATACTGTCTCCtatactacaatgtttctttttacttcccccacttgaatggtcccccgtaccacggtgctgtggtcactttgcacatcctccctgcagtccctgctctcgtccatatagggagtaagagcctcgaacctgttggacaagagcaagggctgaggctcctccatcactacctcctgggttccTCAGTCGTAgttacaccctcctgtccctgaccacggattgaatttgaattacatagaaacatagaaaatagttgcaggagtaggccattcggcccttcgagcctgcaccaccattcaatatgatcatggctgatcatgcaactttagtaccccattcctgctttctctccataccccttgatcgctttagccgtaagggccatatctaatgaacgaactggcctcaaccactttctgtgatagagaattccacaggttcacaattctctgagtgaagaagtttctcctcatctcggtgctaaatggcttaccccttatccttagactgtgacccctggttctggacttccccaacaatcgggaatattcttcctccatctaatctgtccaataccgtcagaatttaatatttttctatgagagcccctctcattcttctaaattccagtgaatataagccaagttgatccactttttcttcatatgtcagtcctgccaccccaggaatcagtctggtgaactctcacaatagaaagaatgtccttcctcagattaagagaccaaaactcagcacaatattccaggtgtggcctcactaaggccctgtacaactgtagtaagacctccctgcttcgatactgaaatcctctcgctatgaaggccaacatgtcatttgccttcttcaccgcctgctgtacctgcatgccaactttcaatgactgatgtaccacgacacccaggtctcattgcagctccccttttactaatctgtcaccattcagataatattctaccttcctgttttttaatgtaagaggtgtgactgcctcctggaacacagtgtcctggtaactctccccctccctcatgtgtcgcagtgtctgcagctcagaatCCAGCTCAtcaaacacttactgcagatgtggtcgttgtggacctcaatggggtcaaccagctcccacatgcaacaacaGAAACACATATAAAGAGTccaaactcttttaacctatcttgataactaagatgctttagacttggaattagtcttgtggccttcttctgcaccttttccagagcctcagtatcacccaccatgtgaggagaccaaaactggacacagtattccaagtgcaggctgactaaggtcttgtataaggacaaaacagtacgcctcgtcttatactcaattgtcctatggatacaccccaaaaccctatttgctctaactatcgctgcacggcattgctcgtctACCTTTAAGGGTGTATGCATTAGAATGTCCAAATCTTTTTATCTCCACCATCTTTCATGTCTTTCCCTGGagagtgtatgaatgttgagcatttgccctgcccacatgcagaacactgaacttatctaagttacaccttattttccagtcatgagaacagtctcccaacactttaagatctgcctgaattagAGGAGCCTCTTTTACAGTTCGAGCAGTCACACAGATCTTGCTATCATTTCCAAATtgtgccccaaccccaaaatccagattgttaataaaaatagtaaaaagcaacggtcccagcactgatcctgtgggacaccactggtgactggtctccaaacagatccaaatccatctataactgctctttgcctgtgtcctgccagccagattgtatccagctcaatatatttccactaataccagaggctccaatcTTCGAGAGaagtctcttgtgcggtaccttgtcaaaagatttctggaaatctaagtagacaatatgtgttgggcttccctcatccaccaactttgtaacttcttcaaaaatacaattagatttgttcgTTGTATTCAACCCTTCCTATGAGTGTTAATTTCCTTTAATTTatggaaacatttctgtttacatcttatttgtctttgtacagagccagtcggccaccttggctttttcttaccacggtTCCATCTTTTTAATcgtattcttaaaaactttccattgatattcaccaccgaggagggttagccaatttacctgttgcaagtcctctgccatGTTGGAGAAGTTTGTCTTGAAATGCGGTCCGAGTTAAAGGTTCTCAGTACCGttggttctcccggccaattgGGACCATAtaatgtgatcactgttgcccagatgttcccccacacggaAACCTGATGAGGTCAGGTTCACTACTAATCACCAGATCTAATGTATGATTTTCCCCAGTTACTTCATAAACTTGTTGTGTCAGGAAACAGTCCTATCTATTGTCAATAaatctttcagctgcacttcccccaaCTGCAGGTAAAGGCCCGTGCCCCTGAATGTCAGGTtaattctctctctgtccccccacacacactgcctgagcggCTGAGTGTTCCCAGCACCTTCTGTCTTTATTCTCTGATTGCAGCATTCCCGCAGCTGagctcaggggctgtgtgggcggggccctgacctcacacatgGTGGGCGGGGCACTGACCTCACAcatggtgggcggggccctgacctcacacatggtgggcggggccctgacctctCACACGGGGGGCGGGGCCCTCACCTCACAcatggtgggcggggccctgacctcacacatggtgggcggggccctgacctcacacatgGTGGGCGGGGCCCTGGCCTCACAcatggtgggcggggccctgacctcacatggtgggcggggccctgacctcacacatAGTGGGtggggccctgacctcacacatggtgggcggggccctgacctcacacatAGCGGGGGAAACCGGACTGATGGTGGGCGGCTGGAGCCGGGGCAGGAAGCTCGGTGGACGGGGAAGCTCAGTGTCCAGGTTAATGGCCGATCACTTCTCCTCCCTCTGGGGGTCTCTCGCTCACCAACATGGCGACACTTCCCtgtgtgaggccccgcactgagccccagacagtgcccggggggtgagtagccgcactgagcccagacagtgcccgggggggtgagtccccgcactgagcccaggcagTGTCCATAGGGTGaggcccgcactgagccccagacagtgcccggggggtgaggtgccgcactgagcccagacagtgcccggggggtgagtccccgcactgagcccagacagtgcccgggggggtgagtccccgcactgagcccaggcagtgcccgtagggtgaggccccgcactgagcccagacagtgcccggggggtgaggccccgcactgagcccagacagtgcccggggggtgaggccccgcactgagcccagacagtgcccagggggtgaggccccgcactgagcccagacagtgcccggggggtgagtccccgcactgagcccagacagtgcccggggggtgaggccccgcactgagcccagacagtgcccgggggtgaggtgccgcactgagcccagacagtgcccggggggtgaggccccgcactgagccccagacagtgcccgggggtgaggtgccgcactgagcccagacagtgtccggggggtgaggccccgcactgagccccagacactgcccggggggtgaggccccacactgagcccagacagtgcccggggagtgagtccccgcactgagccccagacagtgcccggggggtgaggtgccgcactgagcccagacagtgcccgggagttgaggtgccgcactgagcccagacagtgcccggggggtgaggccccgcactgagcccagacagtgcccggggggtgaggccccgcactgagcccagacagtgtccgGGGGTGAGAAACTGTGTaagccgggggtgggcccagtgagatcagacagtgtgtaacccgggggtgggcgcagtgagatcagacagtgtgtaacccgggggtgggcccagtgagatcagacagtgtgtaacccgggggtgg
This genomic stretch from Pristiophorus japonicus isolate sPriJap1 chromosome 7, sPriJap1.hap1, whole genome shotgun sequence harbors:
- the LOC139266728 gene encoding zinc finger protein 235-like; amino-acid sequence: MEAEGIVHSGEKRYTCSVCGQGFSQSSKLERHKRSHTGEKPCKCGDCGKRFNCPSQLETHRRGHTGERPFTCSDCGKGFTTSSNLLTHQRVHTGERPFTCSDCGMGFTRSSHLLTHQRVHAGVRPFTCSECGKGFTTSSYLLTHQRVHTGERPFTCSVCGKGFTLSSNLLRHQHTHTGERPFTCSDCGKGFTQLSNMLIHQRVHTGERPFTCSECGKGFTQLAHLTGHQRVHTGERPFTCIVCAKGFTRSSHLLTHQRVHTGERPFTCSMCGKGFPQSSDLRTHQRVHTGERPFTCSDCGKGFTWSSHLLRHQRVHK